The genomic window ACAGAGGCGACGACCAGACAATCGCACCCCGCTAACACTCGTTCTGCGGAGCGAGCCGACGTCTGTTGTGGCGCAACGCGTGGCGATCTTGCCTCCCTCGGGGTCGGGCTGCCCCTCCCATTTCCGGTCGCACCGATAGCGTTGGTCCGGTGATTCACCGCCTCCTGGGCCTGCTGCTCGCGGTGCTCATCGTCGGTTCCGCGTGCGGCGACAAGAAAGACGCGTCGCAGCAGACGACAGGTCCCTACGCGGTCGGCGTGCGCACGGTCACGTTCGTCGACGACAGCCGGGCGTTGGACGCTAGGAACACGCAGCCCGGCGCGCCCCGGCGCCGGCTCGTCACAAACCTCTGGTATCCGGCCGAGGGCGTGGCGTCGGACACCGAGGTGGCCGATGCCAAGCCCGCCAAGGGGCCATTCCCGCTCATCGTCTTCAGCCACGGGCGCAGCGGTGAACCCCAGCAGTACGCGGCCTCCTTTCGGATCTGGGCCCGTGCCGGATACGTGGTGGCGGGAGTCCGGCATCCCCTGACGGTCCGGGGCCTGCCCTTCGGGGCCGTCACCGAGGACATCGTGAACGAGCCTGCCGACCAGACGTTCGTGATCACGAAGCTCGGCGCGGAGGACTCCAGCCTCGTCGACGTCGACCACGTGGCAGTCGCCGGTCACTCCTCGGGCGCGATCGACGCGTTGGCCAGCGGGTTCAACACCTGCTGCCACGACAAGCGCGTCGACGCCGTCGTCCTCGAGTCAGCCATCGGCCCGCCCTTCAAGGGCGGCACCTACTTCAAGGGCGTGCCCGCGACGCCGGTGCTGTTCTTCCACGGCGATGCGGACCCCGAATTTCCCCACGCCGCCGGCCATGACCTCTTCGAGCAGGCCAAGCCCCCGAAGTTCTTCGTGACGATCAAGGGTGGCGGGCACACGTCGCCCTACCGGGACGGGCCGCCCGACTTCCACCTGGTCGCGCAAGCGAGCCTCGACTTCTTCGACCGCTACCTCAAGGACCGCAAGGATGCCCTCGACCGGCTCCGTCGCGACGTCGCCGGCTTCCCGTTCGCCACGCTCGAGGCCGTGCCTCGGTAGTGCTCAGGCGCCCCCGCGGCTACCTCGAGCGCTTCGGTGCGGGTGATCCACGGCTGTCCCGCGGCCGCGACCCCGGCTCACTGCAAGGCAACGGAAGGAAACACCTCGCCTCTTTGGCGACCGTGGTGAGCCGGTCGGCGATGGCGGCCAGGTCGTCGTCGCTGCCATTGCCGGAGCAAAGATCAGCGAACATCTCGGCGAGACCGAGGGCGACGTTGTCGGTCCAGTCAGTGGCCGCCAGTTCCCGCATGGCTGACTCGAGGCGAGCCCGCTCCCCGGCGAAGGCGGCCTTGACAGCGATGAGGACTCGATCGGCCCCGACGGCGGGCGCAGCGATGCGCCCGCCCTCGATCACGGCGTAGGGCTGCGGCG from Actinomycetota bacterium includes these protein-coding regions:
- a CDS encoding alpha/beta hydrolase — translated: MIHRLLGLLLAVLIVGSACGDKKDASQQTTGPYAVGVRTVTFVDDSRALDARNTQPGAPRRRLVTNLWYPAEGVASDTEVADAKPAKGPFPLIVFSHGRSGEPQQYAASFRIWARAGYVVAGVRHPLTVRGLPFGAVTEDIVNEPADQTFVITKLGAEDSSLVDVDHVAVAGHSSGAIDALASGFNTCCHDKRVDAVVLESAIGPPFKGGTYFKGVPATPVLFFHGDADPEFPHAAGHDLFEQAKPPKFFVTIKGGGHTSPYRDGPPDFHLVAQASLDFFDRYLKDRKDALDRLRRDVAGFPFATLEAVPR